The genomic stretch GCTTGTCTTGCATTGTTGGTCACATGCCAGCTTCTCCCTGGGCCTACTCttatcctcccctcccctcaagaGCCTCCGAGGAGACTTCCTCATGCCTCTCCTCACCTCTGAGTCAGCTTCTGGGGAGCTCAATGGTGGATACCCACTCGGGGCTGAGGAGGGTCATGGAAGGattgcccagcccctgctgggTTCAGTCCACTTGACAGAAGCCCCAAGGGCCAAGCGCTCTCTGTGTGAAGTGGAATTAGCCCAGAGGGTCTGCTCAGTAGGGAGGTAAGagcagttgggggtgggggttgcccAGCCTGAATTTCCTGTGCCTGCCAGGGGGCCAGAACTCTGAGTCTGGGGAGGGGACTGGGGGCTGACTGAACTGGAGCTGGAAGGGCTGGGGGGGCAGGCAGCCAGACTGGGGAGGAGGGTTTGTGAGAGCTGGGAAAGCAACAGGGGGCCTCCCCACAGGGCCAGTGCCTCAAGGGCTGCTGACCTCTGACCCAGTCCAAACAGGAAGTGCCATATCTGTGGGCCCAGGCCCAAGAGGAAAAGGAATGCAAGGATGAGTCCAAAGCAAACACTCCGCCAGCTTCCCAGGcctctccccgccccctgccAGAGTCTGGCCTTTTCTCTGCTCAGAACTCAGGGCTGAGGCATGCGGGGGCTGACTACAGAATAGGACTGACGCAGgactcccagctcccaggccCAGACCTCAGGCCGAGGCGCTGGCAGGGCAAGGTCTTGACAGTGGGCACTTTTTCCTTCACATCCAGCAGCTGTGCTGCATCCTCAGTGCCTGTCATGTGCTCTCTCAATGGCCGCCATATTGCCATGAGCTCCCCACGCCCCGGGGCAGCGGCTGTGAACTGTTCCAATGACCTCCAATGGGCTCTCAGCACAGTTGAAGGGCCTGGTGAGGCTGAGCGCTCATAGCTAGCTGCTGTCTCCCCCACTAGGCGGACAGTCAGCACCTCTTGTGTGTGTCCTCTCCCGGGACAGAGATGCTTCCTGGACAAGAGGGTAGTGATGCTTCCCTGAACAGTGGCGGTGAGCCGGGCCTCAAGATGGCTTTGGGCCAAGCTGCAAGGGGACTTCAGGaccctggccagggtgggtgggggtggggagactcTTGGAGAAGATTCTAGAATCAGGCCCTCTTAACCTCCTGCTGATGAAACCATGTCCAGGATGTGGGCTCTGAGGGCTCCATGCACCCTGGAGTGCCAACGTGTACAGGCAGCTGAGatccaggagggagggagggaggcagggaggccagtggAAGCGAGTGGGCTTGAAtgagatttatttattatgttcaaGTCCAAACCAGCACCGTACCAGGCTGGGCCATCTACTGAGTGAAGGGGCCTTGGCAGTCAATGGGACATGGGCACATCTGAAGCAGCAGGGTCTTCTAGAACTTTCTTCCAGTGGTGCATCAATCCATCGGAGCTGGGCCTAGGCCCCTGCCACCTCCAGTCCCCCAAGAGAAGGGGGCGGGGAAGGCTGGCGGTGGGGCTAGGCAGATTCCCCCTCCCCCTGCTGGGGCTCAAGGACCACGCTATGGTAGGCCCGGatgcaggagaaggcagtgggTGGGATGCGGCGCCGGTCAATAAGGTTGTTCTCCAGGTGAGTGGAGATGAGGTTGGAGTCCTGGGCCACACGTGTGTCACAGATGGAATTCAGGGGCACGTGTCTGTGGAGGAGGGGTTGCAGGCAGAGCCCAGACCCAAGAAAGGAGAGTCAGGCATCAGGCGAGAGGAAAGAAAGCGTGGCCCCACAGTGGATGGTGGGGACACCAAGGCACAGACACCAGGCCCAGGGTGGAGGGCCACCTGGCCACTCAGGGCTCCCAActtctcccaccctcccccagcccagatTCTTCTACCAGCCACTGGGCACGGCCTCCAATCACAGAGATCAAGATGGGCCCATGGAGGCAGGGAAGGATGACCCCACAGTCCTGCCGCCGGCCTCTGGGGCCCCTGGGTGACAAGTCCACGGGCCAGAACATCTGGCCAGCCTGCCAGGCGGGGTCTCTGGGTCTCAGCGGAGCTGCCTACCCGCCGGACTGGAGGTGGGGACaggccagggtggggtggggtgagggaacAGCAAGATGCGGCCCTACCTGATCTTGTTGTGGCTCAGACGCAGCACCTGCAGTGCCCGGAGGCCCAGGAGACCCCTTGGGACAGCCTGCAGCTGGTTGTGGTCTAGGAGCAGCTCAGCCAGGGAGGCCTGCAGGCCCAGGAAGGACACGCCGTGGATGCCGTCCTCACGCAGGCTGTTGTGGGCCAGGTGCAGGGTCTCCAGGCCGGGCTTCATATGCGCGAACACGTAGCCGGGGATGCGCTCGATGCGGTTGTGGTGCAGCGTCAGGTGGCGAAGGCCCCGGGGCAGGAAGGAGGGCACGTGCACCAGCTGGTTGTAGGACAGGTCAAGGGCCTCCAGCTTCCTGGGGTGCGGTAGGGGAGCTATAGTCGGGGGCCCCTGGTCCACACCCCAGAGGAGGGTGGGGACTTGCTTCAAGATGGCAGCCACCACCAAGTCTCCCAACGGCTGGGGAGGGTCAGGCCCTGTCTGGCTTGTgtgccctctgtccatggaggctGGGAAAAGGTCTACAGGGTCCTCCCTTGCTCACTGCAGAGCTAGTGAGGCTGGCCTTCGGGGCGGAGATGGAAGACCTgctccctttcctttccctccctcctaaGCCCGAGCAGAGGGCCGGTGGTCTGGGCCAAGAGCTATCTCCCTGGTGGTCCTCACGCTGCACTTTCTCGACCTCTTGACCCTACCCAGGATGAAGGCAAGCTGAAGACTGATGGGGAGGGAAACCAGGAGCACAGGGTAGTGATGCTTCTAGAACAGATCAGGGCAAGGCAAGTGGCTTCTCTCACTGAtatcccccctcccccatcccctgtgGGTGGGGTCAGCTCTTTGGCCTTGGTGTGGATGCCATCGTCTGTCCAAAGAAGGTGGGTCTCTGGTGCCTCCCAAGCCTGCCGAGCCAGTAGCCCCCTCTCTGGCTACCAGCCGGAGAAAAACTGCCTGGCACCGGCCTAGGCTTGACTGGCCGCCAGCCCCCTGCCCAGGCCCCGTGGCGGGAGTGGAGCACGGCTGGGCGGCCCCTCCCTAGGCTGCTGTCTGCTTTCCTTTGCCCCCTTGGCAAGAGGGGGAGAGGAAAAAGGAATAATTAAACCCAAACGTCCTGGTAACTTTTTCCTGGAACACGAGGGCGCAGGGCGGGAGGCTCTGGTCCCTGGAATGGCGGTCCGGACTCTcaacccctccctcaccccacccctgccctgcctcAGTTGTCTTCAGAACCCAAGGATTGTCCCTCCCCAGCCCTTTGGCCAGTCCTGGGGTCACATCCTGACTCCTTAAGCAGTGCCTGTAAAGGCGCTATCTGctccccatcccctcctgccGGTGACCTGACTCAGCCATCCAAATGAGATCATGGGGACTCATCCTGGACCCTTCTTCCTATAGTGGGGTGACTAGTGCCCCCCAAAGATATGGCTGCCCAGAACCCATGTATGTGACCTGATTTGGCAAAAAGGTCTTTGTAgatgtgagtgagtgaaggaTCTTGGGATGACATCATCCTGCTTTAGGATGAGCAGGAAATGCAATGGGAGGTTGTCTTATAAGACAGAAgaggagagacacagacacagaggggaAGCCAGGTGAAAAATTCAGAGACTgcagtgatgtggccacaagccaagcagcACCTGGAGACCCCAGAAACaggaagaggcagaagagatcCTACCCTGGAGGGAACACGGCCCTgccacaccttgattttggatctctgacctccagaactatgagaacaGAGTGCTGTGTTGTCTTAAGCTGCCCTCTTTGTGGTACTTAGTTATGGCTGCCCCAGGAAGGTCACAGGCCTTTTTCCTGGGGCTGCCATCTCTTCCATGCCCCTTCCTGCTCCCGTTGCTTCCTAGCTAAACCTAGCATGGGGACAGCTTGCAGCACCTAGACTGCCCTCCTTCTGGGCAAGGGCAGAGGAGGGATTTTGTGGCCTTGGGAGTTCTGTCAGGTGGGAGGGCCAGAGGGAAATCTTGGAGAAGTAGGTGGTGACTGAGGGCCCAGGCCACcctgaaccctggtcagggacccAGGTGACCCAGGTGACCCACCAGGCCCCGTGAAGTCTCTCTGCTTTCCCTCATAACTCTCTGCTTCCTTTGTGAGCATCCTCTATCTCTGTGCCCATGGGGCAGAGCTTGGCCAGTGCCAAGGGGACCACAGTACTCACGGAAGATCGATCCAAGCACGGGGTGCCAGTCGGTCCTCCTGGAGCCGGTTGTTGCTGAGAACCAGCACGCTGAGGCTGCGGCTGTGGTTCAGTGTGCCCTCTCTCACCTCCTCAATGACGTTTGTGCCCAAGTGCAGCTCCTAGGGCCAGGGTTCAGGGTAAACAGTCCAGCCACCACTCAGTGGTGGCCTAGCCCAGCTCCTTGCCCCCTTCCACTAGGTCCCATTGTCTCTGCCCTTCTCAGGGCTGTGGCCAGCTCTGCAAAGATCTCAGTTGACACCTGCAAGCTGTACCATGACTCTTCAGAGTCCCACAAGACACAGGCTCAGAGAGCATTGCCAAGCACTGGGGCATGAGCCTTGTTCAGGGACACCTGGTGGGTCCACGATGGTCCTTGAGGCTCAATTTTGGGCTCCAGGAAGGTTTCATCAGGCGGAGGAAAGGCCCTTTGGTGCTGAGGCCTTGTGGGTTTAGCATCAAAATTGCCCCCACAGGCAGCTGGCCCAGCTGTTGTGGGCAgacactccagtgttttggccacaGCTTtatccttgtggctcagttggtaaagaatcaacttgcagtgtgggagacctgggttcaatccctgggttgggaagatcccctggagaagaaaaaggctacccactccagtattctggcctggaaaagtccatggactgtatagtccatggggttgcaaagagttggacacgactgagtgactctcacttccagggattccctggtggctcagacagtaaagcatcttcctgcaatgtaggagacccaggtttgatccctgggttgggaagatcccctggagaaggaaatggcaacccactccagtactctttacttagaaaattccatggatggaggagcctggtgggctatagtccctggggttgcaaagagtcggacacaactgagtgacttcacttcccttTGCCTCTTGTGGCCTTGGGGCTCGTAGTTACCTGCAGGGAGGCCGGCAGGCCGGGTGGGATGGTCCGAAGCTGGTTCCGGTCCAGCCTCAGGTACAGCAGGCTGCGCAGGGGCTGGAAGGCCAGGGGGGAGATGTTTCCGTCATGTAGCCGGTTCCCTTCTACCTCCAGCGTCAGCAGCTGGCTGAGACCTGTGGCAGCAGGCCGAGGGGGCAGGTGAACTGACTGCCGAGCCCAGAAGGCTGGCTGGGAGCTGCCCACCTTAGCTCCAGAGACATCCCCCCGGCCCTGGAGGCCAGGGCCAACTTTCTGGGTTGGTCCTTCCTGTCTGTCCCCCAGGAGGCTGCCTTGGGTGGAGCCTcctcttggctcctccccctgggGCCTATTCGCACCTTGAAAGCTGCTGTGCTCCAGGCCCTGAAGAAGGTTGTCATTGAGTTTGAGCTCCTGCAGGGAGGCGGGCAAGGCTGGCACCGTGGACAGCAAGTTCCCATCCAAGTTCAGCCGCTTCAGCCGTGTCAGATTCTAGGAGGTTGGAGGAGAAGACCAAGCTAGAGACTGGGGTGCCGCTGGCTGGGGCTGGGCCTTCCGGGTGTGGCCTTGGGCTCGTCCTTCCCACAGACACCCTGGTTGGGTTGCATCATGGCTTCCTGGTTCTCTCTTGGACCAGGCTTGTCTGGCGATTTCTAAAACTCTACTTAGGTTCTCCCAAGAGTGCTGGTCCCTTGGGGGACCTCAGGATCTGTGTTGGCCTCCATGCTCCCAGCTATGGACCATGTCACCCTATATCACTGATGCCCCTGGCACTCGTCCCCCCAGGAGACCAAGATGAGGGGCTGCTGTGTACCTTGAAGGCATGGGGGTGCAGGCCAAAGGCATCCAGCTTATTCTTGCTCAAGTCGAGCCACTCCAGGTTGGGTAGTCCCAGGAATGTGTGGGCTGGGATCTTGGCAATTTCATTCTCTGCGCACACACAAGACAGCCATTTTCCCagcccctctgtctccctcccctctgccatTCCGTGCCTCCTCCACACAGGCCAGAGGCCACAGTGACAGACTCCTTGAAGGAGCTGGTTCTGATTGACACAGTCAGAGCCTCTCACGTCAGAGGGGTTGTGAGTCGTCCCCAGGAGTGGTGGGGCAGCAGCCATGGGGACCAAAGACCAACTGCGGCGGACACCCAGGTGTGTGTCCTTCTACCCCTGCCGTGGGAGTAGGTGTGGGAAAGCGGGACCACCCACCTGCCAAGTAAAGCGTGGTCAGGCCAGGGTCAGACAGGGCAGGGACATGTTTCATCTTGACGTTACCGCAGGCAATGGCCGCCTGGGCCAGGAGGCAGGAGGCTGGCAGGGAGGGCATGATCCACTGCACAGTGCCTGGGCCTATAGGCCCAGGGCTCTGCCCTTGCCTGCTTCCAGCTCTTTTCCGCCCACGACCTGTGGTCTCGGAGGTGTTGCTGCCCACTTCGCCTCGGCTATGATCCTTCTTCTCACACCAGCTTGCTGGCCTGGGTTGCTGGGGGGCCCCTGGAGGATGAGAGACGAGGCCTCAGCCTGCTCACATAGCAACAGGGGCCCGCTGAGGAGCAAGGACTTTCCTGGGGCTCCCCAGACCTGCTGGTGACTCAGCCAGCTGTACCAGAAAAACAGGCCACTGGGCCTCCTGCCCTCGGCACCAAGGGCAAAGGCCCAAATTGGGGCCCTGAGGCTAGGGGTAGAAGATCTGCCTTGGGAGGGTTGCCCTCCTGCCTTGCAGATTGGGGCACTCAGCTTGGGCAGTCTGACAGCGGGTGGGGGTCTCAGTGGGTGGGGGTGTCAATGTGATTGGGCTATGTGTCCAAAGCCAGTCCTCACCTTTGGGGGACCTCTGGGTCTTTGGGCCCCTTTTCTTGGCTTCCTGGCCTCCAACCTGCCTACCCTGGCCCTTCTTGGCAGCCACGGCACCCTCTTGGGCTTGGGGGGTTCTTGCCACCCCAGGCCTGGCTGTATCTGTGGCATGGGGGTGGACCTGCATGGTGCCTGCCCCATGGTTGCGGCTCTGTTTGTGCTCCCAGGCTGCTGGCTGTGTCGACTTCCTCTGGGTCAGCCCGGGTCTGGCGAGGAGCTTCCAGCGAGGGGCTGTGGGCTGGGTGGGGGCTCCGGGGGCCCCCTCCTTGGAGGTGGGCCACAGCAGTGGCCTGTCCAGCTGCCCATTGTCAGTCCTGTCCGGGCTCCTGTTCATGAGCATGGGTCGCACTTGACCTGCAGAAGGAGCCAGTGTAGGGTGGGGTGGCTGGGACCCCTGTGTGCCTGGGAGGCAGCACCTCCTTCTCGAGGAGGGAGATCAGCCGTtggcctgcctgcctctctcctgTATTTGCCCAGGCCTCACTTtcgccttttttttcctttcctcaggaGCTCTCGGCCTTCTGTCACCAACCCAAAGCCACCAAGTGTCAGAGATTCCCTGATCTCCAACCTGCATTTTCACGGTGCCAGAGTGGGGGGCCCCGATTAGGAGAGAGCTTTTCAATGTGATAAGCAGGCTGCGTCACCCTGCCTGCTTCTCAGAACTCCCAGGGATCCTTCAGGGACAAGGCACCAGCAAGTCCTTGGCTCATGACTGTGGGCCCAGGATACCTTCAGTTGCCCTATTCAGAGAGGTGGGGCCTGCTCCTGTGTCTCCAGTTCCCTGTGGCTTCTTCCTGGGCAAGGAAGGGTAGGGATACCCTCTGGGAAGATGAAGGGTAGGTGCCACATGACACAGTTTGCTCCTGGAGGTGGAGGCTCCACTGCCTACTGGGAGAGGAGGTGTTGAGGGTGAGGAGAGCCTACAGGCCACTCTGAGGGGCTGTCAGCCattgcaaaatggggataatagtctcccaccccaggcctcccctccACTGCATGGTacatgctgagtcactcagtcgtgtccaactctgtgtgaccccctgcACCCtagtctgccgggctcctctgtccatggaattctccaggcaagaatactggagtgggttgccatgcccttctccagggggatcttccccacccagggatcgaacccaggtctcctgcattgcaggtgaattctttactg from Bubalus bubalis isolate 160015118507 breed Murrah chromosome X, NDDB_SH_1, whole genome shotgun sequence encodes the following:
- the LOC102396819 gene encoding extracellular matrix protein 2 is translated as MKRVLLPILALWVGCCPGGALAKQVLGPRGPGVRPTPTGLPTLQPPPPSASGPPDGLAQRESKQIHPEAAHLMTPHECSIQGHKGPMSLREPIPGRGEKTPPCQERLLQLDLEEWTQVCWLKSTVGCPNAYQGDQEKRGRLEAEDPPRPRGGMGGAHEGTQFPTHCRQQDLQDRTMAVEPPPPGANCVMWHLPFIFPEGQVRPMLMNRSPDRTDNGQLDRPLLWPTSKEGAPGAPTQPTAPRWKLLARPGLTQRKSTQPAAWEHKQSRNHGAGTMQVHPHATDTARPGVARTPQAQEGAVAAKKGQGRQVGGQEAKKRGPKTQRSPKGAPQQPRPASWCEKKDHSRGEVGSNTSETTASCLLAQAAIACGNVKMKHVPALSDPGLTTLYLAENEIAKIPAHTFLGLPNLEWLDLSKNKLDAFGLHPHAFKNLTRLKRLNLDGNLLSTVPALPASLQELKLNDNLLQGLEHSSFQGLSQLLTLEVEGNRLHDGNISPLAFQPLRSLLYLRLDRNQLRTIPPGLPASLQELHLGTNVIEEVREGTLNHSRSLSVLVLSNNRLQEDRLAPRAWIDLPKLEALDLSYNQLVHVPSFLPRGLRHLTLHHNRIERIPGYVFAHMKPGLETLHLAHNSLREDGIHGVSFLGLQASLAELLLDHNQLQAVPRGLLGLRALQVLRLSHNKIRHVPLNSICDTRVAQDSNLISTHLENNLIDRRRIPPTAFSCIRAYHSVVLEPQQGEGESA